In Ictalurus furcatus strain D&B chromosome 23, Billie_1.0, whole genome shotgun sequence, a single window of DNA contains:
- the pdp1 gene encoding pyruvate dehydrogenase phosphatase catalytic subunit 1 — protein sequence MAATSQLFRVIHGRGFGCPWVPSVLCHACFQVHHPCKSVYQPNATSDPIQPLLRSYRTSAAQLTYYLTPPQVNSILKANEYSFKVPEFDGKNLSSVMGFDSNQLPANAPIEDRRSAATCLRTRGMLYGVFDGHAGCACAQALSERLFYYIAVAMLPHETLSELESAVESGRPLQAILQWHKHPNDYFSREASLLYFNSLRTYWQELLDLSTPGEHPDVAEVLVSAFKRLDNDISLEAQVGDASAFLHYWVLRVAFSGATACVAHVDGADLHVANAGDGRAVLGVQEPDGSFSALTLSNDHSAQNEAEVRRVRAEHPHAEAKTVVRQDRLLGLLMPFRAFGDVKFKWSVELQRRVLESGPDQLHENEHAKFVPPNYHTPPYLTAEPEVTYHRLRPQDRFLVLGSDGLWETLHRQEVVRIVGEHLTGVHQQQPISVGGYKVTLGQMQGLLHERKARVSSTFQDQNAATHLIRHAVGSNEFGMVDHERLSKMLSLPEELARMYRDDITIIIVQFNPHVIGAQQN from the coding sequence ATGGCGGCTACCTCCCAGCTGTTTCGGGTAATCCATGGCAGGGGGTTTGGTTGTCCTTGGGTGCCATCTGTTTTGTGCCACGCCTGCTTCCAAGTCCATCATCCATGCAAAAGTGTCTACCAACCAAATGCGACTTCAGATCCAATTCAGCCCCTATTGCGGAGTTACAGGACGTCAGCTGCACAGCTCACGTACTACCTCACACCACCTCAGGTGAACAGCATCCTAAAGGCCAATGAGTACAGCTTCAAAGTGCCTGAGTTCGATGGCAAAAACCTCAGCTCAGTCATGGGGTTTGATAGTAATCAACTCCCAGCCAACGCACCTATTGAGGACCGGCGCAGTGCAGCAACGTGCTTGCGGACACGTGGCATGCTCTACGGTGTCTTTGATGGGCATGCAGGCTGTGCCTGTGCCCAGGCATTGAGTGAGAGGCTCTTCTACTACATAGCCGTGGCCATGCTGCCACACGAGACACTTTCTGAGCTCGAGAGCGCTGTGGAGAGTGGCCGGCCCCTTCAGGCTATCCTGCAGTGGCACAAGCACCCAAATGACTACTTCAGCCGTGAGGCATCGCTCCTCTATTTCAACAGCTTGCGCACATACTGGCAAGAGCTGCTGGACCTAAGCACTCCTGGAGAACACCCTGATGTGGCTGAGGTGCTCGTGAGCGCCTTCAAACGCCTGGACAATGACATCTCTTTGGAGGCACAGGTGGGGGATGCCAGTGCCTTCCTGCACTATTGGGTGTTACGTGTGGCCTTCTCAGGTGCAACAGCATGCGTGGCACATGTAGACGGTGCTGATTTGCATGTGGCAAATGCAGGTGATGGACGTGCTGTTCTCGGTGTGCAGGAGCCTGATGGCTCGTTCTCTGCACTGACCCTCTCCAATGACCACAGTGCACAGAATGAGGCCGAGGTTCGCCGTGTACGCGCTGAGCACCCGCATGCTGAAGCCAAGACAGTGGTGAGGCAGGACAGGCTGCTTGGTCTCCTCATGCCGTTTCGTGCATTCGGTGATGTCAAGTTCAAGTGGAGTGTGGAACTGCAGCGGCGCGTGCTCGAGTCTGGCCCAGACCAACTTCACGAGAACGAGCATGCCAAATTTGTGCCACCCAACTACCACACACCACCGTACCTGACCGCTGAGCCTGAGGTGACGTATCACCGGCTTCGGCCACAAGACCGCTTCCTGGTACTTGGTTCGGACGGATTGTGGGAGACCCTGCACCGGCAAGAGGTGGTGCGTATCGTGGGCGAGCACCTGACTGGAGTGCACCAGCAGCAACCCATCAGTGTGGGCGGCTACAAGGTCACCCTGGGCCAAATGCAGGGGCTTCTGCATGAGAGGAAGGCACGTGTCTCCTCCACGTTTCAAGACCAGAACGCAGCCACACACCTGATTCGCCATGCTGTGGGCAGTAATGAATTTGGCATGGTGGATCATGAGAGGCTATCCAAGATGCTCAGCTTGCCAGAGGAACTAGCCCGCATGTACAGAGATGATATCACCATTATTATAGTGCAGTTTAACCCACACGTCATAGGCGCTCAGCAGAACTGA